Proteins encoded in a region of the Streptomyces sp. PCS3-D2 genome:
- a CDS encoding NADP-dependent oxidoreductase — protein sequence MTTNTARAVHQIARPEGFPASSDFAHVSSPVPEPRPGTALVENLLLSVDPYHRGLMDGGEGGFELNAPLEGRSVGRVIASRDPGLREGDLVFHREGWRTHALVTLGKAGARTLRGHAGVPLEAYLSILGGTGLTAYAALTRTAALREGEDLFVSAAAGGVGTATGHLARLLGARRVIGSAGSAAKVRHLTDVLGFDAAFDYHDGPVGEQLAQAAPEGIDVYVDNVGGEHLEGAIGALREFGRIAWVGAVSTYNGGRSPAAPRNLFEIVHKSLRLEGVMVRHHTNLQEELEDLLVPHLRSGRIGTDTTVVQGFEHTVEAFRGMLRGENTGKMLVRIKA from the coding sequence ATGACCACGAACACCGCTCGCGCCGTACACCAGATCGCCCGCCCCGAAGGCTTCCCCGCGTCCTCCGACTTCGCCCACGTCTCCTCCCCGGTCCCCGAGCCCCGGCCCGGCACCGCCCTGGTGGAGAACCTGCTGCTCTCCGTGGACCCCTACCACCGCGGCCTGATGGACGGCGGCGAGGGCGGCTTCGAGCTGAACGCCCCGCTGGAGGGCCGCTCGGTGGGCCGGGTGATCGCCTCCCGAGACCCGGGCCTGCGCGAGGGCGACCTGGTCTTCCACCGCGAGGGCTGGCGCACGCACGCCCTCGTCACCCTCGGGAAGGCTGGCGCCCGCACGCTGCGCGGCCATGCGGGCGTACCGCTGGAGGCGTACCTGTCGATCCTCGGCGGCACCGGCCTCACCGCGTACGCCGCACTGACCCGGACCGCAGCACTGAGAGAGGGCGAGGACCTGTTCGTCTCCGCCGCCGCGGGCGGCGTCGGCACCGCCACCGGGCACCTCGCACGGCTGCTGGGCGCGCGGCGCGTCATCGGCAGTGCGGGCTCGGCGGCGAAGGTCCGCCACCTCACGGACGTTCTCGGCTTCGACGCGGCCTTCGACTACCACGACGGCCCGGTCGGCGAGCAGCTCGCCCAGGCCGCCCCCGAGGGCATCGACGTCTACGTGGACAACGTGGGAGGCGAGCACCTGGAGGGCGCGATCGGCGCACTGCGGGAGTTCGGCCGAATCGCCTGGGTCGGCGCCGTCTCGACCTACAACGGCGGCCGCTCCCCCGCCGCGCCCCGCAACCTCTTCGAGATCGTGCACAAGTCGCTGCGCCTGGAGGGCGTAATGGTTCGACATCACACCAATCTTCAGGAGGAGTTGGAGGACCTCCTCGTCCCTCACCTGCGCAGCGGCCGGATCGGCACCGACACCACCGTTGTCCAGGGCTTCGAGCACACGGTGGAGGCCTTCCGCGGCATGCTCCGCGGCGAGAACACGGGCAAGATGCTCGTGCGGATCAAGGCCTGA
- a CDS encoding phosphocholine-specific phospholipase C, which translates to MTPISRRGFVGIGAGLMAGAALPVTAPSSAAAASASGTLTDVQHVVILMQENRSFDHYFGGLKGVRGFGDRAAGNIPGGWGTFNQPNWGARQYPWKLSATPPAGGVDGATLAQCSGDLPHSWTSQHAAWNKGRMDNWVLGVGSTRTLGHLDRGDLPFHYALADNYTVCDAYFCSALSATGPNRTFLWSGKVDAGSKDGGEESGLTWETYAEALQRAGVTWKVYQNAQDNYGDNGLAYFRNFTDAAPGNPLWDQGMASVPKVTGSTPDDIAAAIRADAVAGTLPQVSWVVASEAFSEHPYAPPGDGAHFVDLVYRALAANPEVFDSTVLILNYDENDGFFDHVPPPVAPPGTPGEYVDGVPIGLGFRVPMLVMSPWTRGGWVSSEVFDHTSVLRFLETWTAALGTPATCPNISAWRRRVVGDLTGVFDFAHPVYGVPAGLPPTAKVIGQATCAPLPNPVPQDNALPAQEPGTRPARALPYQVNGNLDRFEFGAAGQITAWFSMTNQGAQAKRPAHFSIHPHQHRDTAAWQYTVDPGDTSTDYFHIGLGHGSGKYDISMYGPNRFLRRFIGDASKAGRAIEVAARFAVEPGTGRTAVWFKMTNSSASPVTFTIRSNAYRSDGPWTYTVPAHSSREDFFNAVAYTKGWYDFTILADSDSTWSRRYTGHIETGSASVSGS; encoded by the coding sequence GTGACACCGATCAGCCGAAGAGGTTTCGTGGGAATCGGCGCCGGGCTGATGGCGGGGGCCGCGCTACCCGTCACGGCGCCCTCGTCGGCGGCCGCGGCCTCGGCGAGCGGCACCCTCACCGACGTGCAGCACGTGGTGATCCTGATGCAGGAGAACCGCAGCTTCGACCACTACTTCGGCGGGCTGAAGGGCGTCCGCGGGTTCGGCGACCGTGCCGCCGGCAACATCCCGGGCGGCTGGGGCACCTTCAACCAGCCCAACTGGGGCGCCCGGCAGTACCCGTGGAAACTGTCCGCCACCCCGCCGGCCGGCGGGGTGGACGGCGCGACCCTGGCCCAGTGCAGCGGCGACCTCCCGCACAGCTGGACCTCGCAGCACGCCGCCTGGAACAAGGGCCGGATGGACAACTGGGTCCTGGGGGTCGGCAGCACCCGCACCCTCGGCCACCTGGACCGGGGCGACCTCCCCTTCCACTACGCCCTCGCCGACAACTACACGGTCTGCGACGCGTACTTCTGCTCCGCCCTCAGCGCGACCGGTCCGAACCGCACCTTCCTGTGGAGCGGGAAGGTCGACGCCGGCAGCAAGGACGGCGGTGAGGAGTCGGGGCTGACCTGGGAGACGTACGCCGAGGCCCTGCAGCGCGCCGGCGTGACCTGGAAGGTCTACCAGAACGCCCAGGACAACTACGGCGACAACGGCCTCGCCTACTTCAGGAACTTCACCGACGCGGCTCCCGGGAACCCGCTGTGGGACCAGGGCATGGCCTCGGTCCCCAAGGTGACCGGCTCCACCCCGGACGACATCGCGGCCGCCATCCGCGCCGACGCCGTCGCGGGCACCCTCCCCCAGGTGTCCTGGGTCGTCGCCAGCGAGGCCTTCTCGGAGCACCCCTACGCCCCGCCCGGCGACGGCGCGCACTTCGTGGACCTGGTCTACCGCGCCCTCGCAGCGAACCCCGAGGTCTTCGACTCCACCGTCCTGATCCTCAACTACGACGAGAACGACGGCTTCTTCGACCACGTTCCGCCCCCGGTCGCGCCGCCCGGCACCCCCGGTGAGTACGTGGACGGCGTCCCGATCGGGCTCGGCTTCCGCGTGCCCATGCTGGTCATGTCCCCGTGGACGCGCGGCGGATGGGTCAGTTCGGAGGTCTTCGACCACACCTCGGTGCTCCGCTTCCTGGAGACCTGGACCGCCGCCCTCGGCACGCCGGCCACCTGCCCGAACATCAGCGCCTGGCGCCGCCGGGTGGTGGGCGACCTGACCGGCGTCTTCGACTTCGCGCACCCGGTGTACGGGGTTCCGGCGGGCCTGCCGCCGACCGCCAAGGTGATCGGCCAGGCCACCTGCGCCCCGCTTCCCAATCCGGTGCCGCAGGACAACGCCCTCCCTGCGCAGGAGCCGGGCACCCGTCCGGCGCGCGCCCTCCCTTACCAGGTCAACGGCAATCTGGATCGCTTCGAGTTCGGAGCGGCCGGCCAGATCACGGCCTGGTTCTCGATGACCAACCAGGGTGCCCAGGCCAAGCGGCCCGCGCACTTCTCGATCCACCCGCACCAGCACCGCGACACGGCGGCCTGGCAGTACACGGTGGACCCGGGCGACACCTCGACCGACTACTTCCACATCGGTCTCGGCCACGGCTCCGGCAAATACGACATCTCGATGTACGGACCGAACCGCTTCCTGCGGCGCTTCATCGGCGACGCGTCCAAGGCGGGCCGCGCGATCGAGGTGGCGGCGCGGTTCGCGGTGGAACCCGGTACCGGTAGGACGGCGGTCTGGTTCAAGATGACGAACTCCTCCGCCTCCCCCGTCACCTTCACGATCCGCTCCAACGCCTACCGTTCGGACGGCCCGTGGACGTACACCGTCCCGGCGCACTCCTCCCGCGAGGACTTCTTCAACGCGGTGGCGTACACCAAGGGCTGGTACGACTTCACGATCCTGGCCGACTCCGACAGCACCTGGTCGCGCCGCTACACGGGCCATATCGAGACGGGCTCGGCGAGCGTTTCGGGGTCGTGA
- a CDS encoding GNAT family N-acetyltransferase: MDTRTAHTSELTAAELRAIRTLLDDAFEGDFADEDFEHALGGMHVLIGGDGRLAAHGSVVQRRVVHRGRALRTGYVEAVAVRADLRRRGLGGRVTERLEQVVAGAYVLGALSASEQGAGLYLARGWSVWPGEVGVLSPEGPVRLPEEEGSTHVWTPPGGVRPDPAGRLDFDWRDGDVL; encoded by the coding sequence ATGGACACGCGCACCGCGCACACCTCGGAACTGACCGCCGCCGAGCTCCGCGCGATCCGGACCCTGCTCGACGACGCCTTCGAGGGGGACTTCGCCGACGAGGACTTCGAGCACGCGCTCGGCGGCATGCACGTGCTGATCGGCGGGGACGGCAGGCTCGCCGCGCACGGAAGTGTCGTACAGCGGCGGGTCGTGCACCGGGGGCGCGCCCTGCGCACCGGATACGTCGAGGCCGTTGCCGTACGGGCCGACCTGCGCCGCCGCGGCCTCGGCGGGCGGGTGACGGAGCGGCTGGAGCAGGTCGTGGCGGGGGCCTACGTGCTGGGCGCCCTGTCGGCCTCGGAACAGGGCGCCGGGCTCTACCTGGCCCGGGGCTGGTCGGTGTGGCCGGGCGAGGTGGGGGTGCTCTCCCCGGAGGGACCGGTGCGGCTGCCCGAGGAGGAGGGCTCCACCCATGTGTGGACACCGCCCGGCGGGGTCCGGCCGGACCCCGCCGGGCGGCTCGACTTCGACTGGCGCGACGGGGACGTCCTCTAG
- a CDS encoding nitroreductase family protein, whose protein sequence is MSPDTQQWTPTHGQPYRPAAYRPERMPQHESLARAAELRARMDQRRTVRHFSPDPVPEQAVLDAIACAATAPSGAHQQPWTFVLVKDPAVRRQIRAAAEQEEELSYDGRLGDEWLAALRPLGTDAVKTHLTDAPALIVVFQQRYWLGPDGTKRKHYYVDESVGIAVGMLLSALHLSGLAALIHTPSPMRFLSHVLDRPENEKAFAVIPVGYPADDCTVPDLVRKSLDQVIVEV, encoded by the coding sequence ATGTCGCCCGATACCCAGCAGTGGACCCCCACCCACGGCCAGCCGTACCGTCCGGCCGCCTACCGGCCCGAACGGATGCCGCAGCACGAATCCCTCGCACGCGCCGCCGAGTTGCGGGCGCGGATGGACCAGCGGCGGACCGTACGCCACTTCTCCCCCGACCCGGTGCCCGAACAGGCCGTCCTGGACGCCATCGCCTGCGCGGCGACGGCGCCGTCCGGAGCGCACCAGCAGCCGTGGACCTTCGTCCTGGTCAAGGATCCGGCCGTACGCCGGCAGATCCGTGCGGCCGCAGAACAGGAGGAGGAGCTCTCCTACGACGGGCGCCTCGGCGACGAATGGCTGGCGGCCCTGCGCCCGCTCGGCACGGACGCCGTGAAAACCCACCTCACGGACGCACCGGCGCTGATCGTGGTCTTCCAGCAGCGGTACTGGCTCGGCCCCGACGGCACGAAGCGCAAGCACTACTACGTGGACGAGTCGGTCGGCATCGCGGTCGGCATGCTGCTCTCCGCCCTGCACCTGAGCGGCTTGGCCGCCCTGATCCACACGCCGAGCCCGATGCGCTTCCTGAGTCACGTCCTGGACCGGCCGGAGAACGAGAAGGCCTTCGCGGTGATCCCGGTCGGTTACCCGGCGGACGACTGCACGGTCCCGGACCTGGTCCGCAAGTCCCTCGACCAGGTCATCGTCGAGGTCTGA
- the pruA gene encoding L-glutamate gamma-semialdehyde dehydrogenase, which yields MDAVTQVPAPVNEPVHSYAPGTPERARLEAQLKLLSENPIDLPMTINGVKRMGGGERFDVVQPHDHKSVLGTYANATGADAQEAIDAALAAAPAWRAMSFDDRAAIILRAAELLSGPWREKLAASTMLGQSKTAQQAEIDTPCELVDFWRFNVHFARRILAEQPVANSAGVWNRSDHRPLEGFVYAITPFNFTAIAGNLPTAPALMGNVVLWKPSPTQTHSAVLLMELLEEAGLPKGVINLVTGDGIAVSEVALNHPELAGIHFTGSTKTFQYLWKTVGNNIETYKSYPRLVGETGGKDFVVAHPSADRAILKTALTRGSFEFQGQKCSASSRAYVPASIWNDGFKEAFAAEVDGITMGPVTDLTNFIGAVIDDRSFAKNKAAIDRAKADPTCEIVAGGTYDDSEGYFVRPTVIVCTDPENEVFTTEYFGPILAVHVYEDEKYEEMLAQMESVSAYALTGSIIAADRYAAADAMEKLRFAAGNFYINDKSTGAVVGQQPFGGGRASGTNDKAGAASNLLRWTSTRSIKETLVPPTEYGYPHMG from the coding sequence ATGGATGCTGTGACCCAGGTCCCCGCGCCGGTCAACGAGCCGGTCCACTCGTACGCCCCCGGGACCCCGGAGCGCGCGCGTCTCGAGGCGCAGCTGAAGCTGCTGTCCGAGAACCCGATCGACCTCCCGATGACGATCAACGGCGTCAAGCGGATGGGCGGCGGCGAGCGCTTCGACGTGGTCCAGCCGCACGACCACAAGTCGGTGCTCGGCACCTACGCGAACGCCACCGGGGCCGACGCCCAGGAGGCTATCGACGCCGCCCTGGCCGCCGCCCCGGCCTGGCGCGCGATGTCCTTCGACGACCGCGCGGCGATCATCCTGCGCGCCGCCGAGCTGCTGTCCGGCCCGTGGCGCGAGAAGCTCGCCGCCTCCACCATGCTGGGCCAGTCGAAGACCGCCCAGCAGGCGGAGATCGACACCCCGTGCGAGCTCGTCGACTTCTGGCGCTTCAACGTCCACTTCGCCCGCCGGATCCTGGCCGAGCAGCCGGTCGCGAACTCCGCCGGCGTGTGGAACCGCAGCGACCACCGCCCGCTCGAAGGCTTCGTCTACGCGATCACGCCCTTCAACTTCACGGCCATCGCCGGTAACCTGCCGACCGCTCCCGCCCTGATGGGCAACGTGGTCCTGTGGAAGCCGTCCCCCACGCAGACCCACTCCGCCGTCCTCCTCATGGAGCTCCTGGAGGAGGCCGGCCTGCCCAAGGGCGTCATCAACCTGGTGACGGGCGACGGCATCGCCGTGTCCGAGGTGGCCCTGAACCACCCGGAGCTGGCCGGCATCCACTTCACCGGCTCGACCAAGACCTTCCAGTACCTGTGGAAGACGGTCGGCAACAACATCGAGACGTACAAGTCCTACCCGCGCCTGGTCGGCGAGACCGGCGGCAAGGACTTCGTCGTCGCGCACCCGTCCGCGGACCGCGCGATCCTGAAGACCGCCCTGACCCGCGGATCATTCGAGTTCCAGGGCCAGAAGTGCTCGGCGTCCTCGCGCGCCTACGTCCCGGCCTCCATCTGGAACGACGGCTTCAAGGAGGCCTTCGCGGCCGAGGTCGACGGCATCACCATGGGCCCGGTCACCGACCTGACCAACTTCATCGGCGCTGTCATCGACGACCGCTCCTTCGCGAAGAACAAGGCCGCGATCGACCGCGCCAAGGCCGACCCGACCTGTGAGATCGTCGCGGGCGGTACCTACGACGACTCCGAGGGCTACTTCGTCCGCCCGACCGTCATCGTCTGCACCGACCCGGAGAACGAGGTCTTCACGACCGAGTACTTCGGCCCGATCCTCGCCGTGCACGTCTACGAGGACGAGAAGTACGAGGAGATGCTGGCTCAGATGGAGTCCGTCTCGGCGTACGCCCTGACCGGCTCGATCATCGCCGCGGACCGTTACGCAGCGGCGGACGCGATGGAGAAGCTCCGCTTCGCGGCGGGCAACTTCTACATCAACGACAAGTCCACCGGCGCGGTCGTCGGCCAGCAGCCCTTCGGCGGCGGCCGCGCCTCGGGGACCAACGACAAGGCCGGCGCCGCGTCGAACCTGCTCCGCTGGACCTCGACCCGCTCCATCAAGGAGACCCTGGTCCCGCCGACCGAGTACGGCTACCCCCACATGGGCTGA
- a CDS encoding proline dehydrogenase family protein: MLGPVILAASRSDKMRRIVSAAPVTKPVVNRFIPGETVDQVIPIVEDLTRAGLEVTLDVVGEDITEVAQSHAARDAYLQLIERLAELGLGEKAEMSVKLSMFGQALEGGHELALANVRPVVEAAAAIGTTVTLDAEDHTTLDSMFAIHEELRRDFPQTGCVIQAYLFRTEADARRLAANGSRVRIVKGAYKEPAEVAYQDKAEIDKAYVRILKILMDGEGYPMIGSHDPRLIAIGQELARKAGRKLDEYEFQMLYGIRSEEHLRLAAEGHRMRVYTAYGTDWYGYFMRRLAEKPANLLFFVRSMITKN; the protein is encoded by the coding sequence GTGCTGGGTCCCGTGATCCTCGCCGCTTCGCGCAGCGACAAGATGCGTCGTATCGTCTCTGCCGCCCCGGTGACCAAGCCCGTGGTGAACCGTTTCATCCCCGGAGAGACGGTCGACCAGGTCATCCCGATCGTCGAGGACCTCACCAGGGCGGGCCTGGAGGTCACCCTCGACGTCGTCGGCGAGGACATCACCGAGGTGGCGCAGTCCCACGCCGCGCGTGACGCCTACCTCCAGCTCATCGAGCGCCTCGCGGAGCTCGGCCTCGGCGAGAAGGCCGAGATGTCCGTCAAGCTGTCCATGTTCGGCCAGGCCCTGGAGGGCGGCCACGAGCTGGCGCTCGCCAACGTCCGCCCGGTCGTGGAGGCCGCCGCCGCCATCGGCACCACCGTGACGCTGGACGCCGAGGACCACACCACCCTCGACTCGATGTTCGCCATCCACGAGGAGCTGCGCAGGGACTTCCCGCAGACCGGCTGCGTCATCCAGGCGTACCTCTTCCGCACCGAGGCCGACGCCCGCCGGCTGGCCGCCAACGGCAGCCGCGTGCGGATCGTCAAGGGCGCCTACAAGGAGCCCGCCGAGGTCGCCTACCAGGACAAGGCCGAGATCGACAAGGCGTACGTCCGCATCCTCAAGATCCTGATGGACGGCGAGGGCTACCCGATGATCGGGTCCCACGACCCGCGCCTGATCGCCATCGGCCAGGAGCTCGCCCGCAAGGCCGGGCGCAAGCTGGACGAGTACGAATTCCAGATGCTGTACGGCATCCGCAGCGAGGAGCACCTGCGGCTCGCCGCCGAAGGCCACCGCATGCGCGTGTACACCGCGTACGGGACGGACTGGTACGGCTACTTCATGCGCCGCCTCGCGGAGAAGCCGGCCAACCTCCTGTTCTTCGTCCGCTCGATGATCACCAAGAACTAG
- a CDS encoding CdaR family transcriptional regulator, with protein MKGDYQDLVDEISALLGAPATLENRDFRLIAFGAHDSDDDLAMDPVRTRSILTRQSTAAVRAWFEGFGIARATGPVRIPAAPDAGVFRGRICLPVRSRGVVQGYVWLLDQEPGTPGPDPSALAAAMEVAQRIGVLLAEEAKAGADLSREFQAVLTAARGWQQDMAVAALRAALGPGGDGLHAAVCVTPWPDEAPASVPGAAAVCVVPRRGGGAGEPGEVPAAGPAGGLALALLLRLRSTDALAPALTAVARLLPRAARPTATAAAAGSAASRSGAAAGASAAAGATPAAGALRMTAGVADPLRGLADLPAAWEQAVAAARAAVAEPRLGPVAQWSQIGPYRLLANLAADPVDDPAARTLLAPAHRELARTAEVFLDCAGQAGRAAAALGIHRQTLYYRLGRVEQLTGLDLDAGEDRLLLHMALKASRLA; from the coding sequence GTGAAGGGCGATTACCAGGACCTGGTGGACGAGATCTCGGCGCTGCTCGGCGCCCCGGCGACCCTTGAGAACCGGGACTTCCGCCTCATCGCCTTCGGCGCCCACGACAGCGACGACGATCTCGCGATGGACCCCGTGCGCACCCGGTCGATCCTGACCCGACAGTCGACGGCTGCCGTCCGTGCCTGGTTCGAGGGCTTCGGCATCGCCCGCGCCACCGGCCCCGTCCGCATCCCGGCGGCACCCGACGCAGGCGTGTTCCGGGGGCGGATCTGCCTGCCGGTGCGGTCCCGGGGCGTCGTACAGGGCTACGTGTGGCTGCTCGACCAGGAGCCCGGCACGCCCGGCCCCGACCCCTCAGCGCTGGCCGCGGCCATGGAGGTGGCCCAGCGGATCGGAGTGCTGCTCGCCGAGGAGGCGAAGGCCGGAGCAGACCTGTCACGGGAGTTCCAGGCGGTGCTCACGGCGGCGCGGGGGTGGCAGCAGGACATGGCGGTGGCTGCCCTGCGGGCCGCCCTCGGGCCGGGCGGGGACGGCCTGCACGCGGCGGTCTGCGTGACGCCCTGGCCCGACGAGGCTCCGGCGTCCGTACCGGGCGCGGCGGCCGTCTGCGTCGTACCCCGGCGGGGCGGCGGCGCGGGCGAGCCGGGCGAGGTGCCGGCCGCCGGGCCCGCGGGCGGCCTGGCTCTGGCTCTGCTGCTCCGGCTGCGGTCGACGGACGCGCTGGCTCCGGCCCTGACGGCGGTGGCACGGCTGCTGCCGCGCGCGGCACGGCCGACGGCGACCGCGGCCGCTGCAGGCTCCGCCGCATCCCGCTCCGGGGCGGCGGCCGGCGCGTCCGCGGCCGCCGGTGCCACCCCTGCGGCCGGCGCGCTCCGGATGACCGCGGGCGTCGCCGATCCCCTCCGCGGCCTCGCCGACCTGCCCGCCGCCTGGGAACAGGCCGTCGCCGCGGCTCGCGCGGCGGTCGCAGAGCCGCGGCTCGGCCCGGTTGCCCAGTGGTCGCAGATCGGCCCGTACCGGCTGTTGGCGAACCTGGCCGCCGACCCGGTGGACGATCCGGCGGCCCGCACCCTGCTCGCCCCCGCACACCGCGAACTGGCCCGTACCGCCGAGGTGTTCCTGGACTGCGCCGGCCAGGCGGGCCGCGCCGCCGCCGCCCTCGGCATCCACCGCCAGACGCTCTACTACCGGCTCGGCCGCGTGGAACAGCTGACCGGGCTCGACCTCGACGCGGGCGAGGACCGCCTGCTGCTCCACATGGCCCTGAAGGCCTCCCGCCTGGCCTGA
- a CDS encoding TetR/AcrR family transcriptional regulator, translated as MGHREDLLEGAKKCLVEKGFVRTTARDIVSASGTNLASIGYHYGSKDALLTEAFIGLMEEWGAVFQDGLAGEGGSLERFRALWEGVIAQHEKSAPVWAASLEVALGRDQRPELRTLLAASQAEGRRGLISMLTGTPEGELDDRDVRTLGSFYQALLNGLMIQWLFDPESAATAEEFTEGMRRAAEAMTRPQG; from the coding sequence ATGGGACATCGCGAAGATCTGCTCGAAGGCGCCAAGAAGTGCCTGGTGGAGAAGGGGTTCGTGCGCACCACCGCGCGCGACATCGTCAGCGCGTCGGGGACGAACCTCGCCTCCATCGGCTACCACTACGGCTCGAAGGACGCCCTGCTCACCGAGGCGTTCATCGGCCTGATGGAGGAGTGGGGGGCGGTCTTCCAGGACGGTCTGGCCGGTGAGGGCGGATCGCTGGAGCGCTTCCGCGCACTGTGGGAAGGCGTCATCGCGCAGCACGAGAAGTCCGCACCCGTCTGGGCGGCGAGCCTGGAGGTGGCGCTCGGCCGCGACCAGCGGCCCGAGCTGCGGACCCTGCTCGCCGCCTCGCAGGCCGAGGGGCGCCGCGGGCTGATCTCGATGCTCACCGGCACCCCGGAGGGCGAACTCGACGACCGGGACGTACGCACCCTGGGCTCCTTCTACCAGGCGCTGCTCAACGGCCTGATGATCCAGTGGCTCTTCGACCCGGAGTCGGCGGCCACGGCCGAGGAGTTCACCGAGGGCATGCGCCGGGCCGCCGAGGCGATGACCCGGCCGCAGGGGTAG
- a CDS encoding MFS transporter, translated as MSNPSATARLAGRREWTAFTVLLLPLLLVSMDVSVLYFAIPAITEQLDPSATQQLWIFDSYPFALSGLLITMGSLGDRIGRRRLLLIGAGAFGIASVGAAYSTSAEMLIAARVLLGIGGATLMPSTLALVRNLFQDDGQRGKAIAIWSGAMTGGIALGSVLSGMMLNHFWWGSVFLVNVPAMALLLALVPFLVPEFKDPAPGRFDLLGAPLSAAAVLPVVYGLKEIAAGGFEPLYLACLAVGLGFGYAFVRRQQTRDDAMISRSLFRGRGFGAGIALNTLAAFAMLGSAYFTTQYLQSVLGMGALEAALWSLAPSVVIGAAAPASAALARRTDRAHVVAGGFVLAAAGFSLIALVGTDSLWLLLTGTGVLASGIVAVMSLVSDLALGAAPAEKAGSAASLLETGTEFGGALGMAVLGSLGTAVYRSDLAGAEPTVRETLGGAVATAHRIGGAAGAQILAPAREAFVHGMQYAAWGAAALLLGAALLAASLLRGIGAPATPEPARGPGAREHEAAYD; from the coding sequence ATGTCGAACCCCTCCGCCACAGCACGCCTCGCCGGCCGCCGCGAATGGACCGCCTTCACCGTCCTGTTGCTGCCCCTGCTCCTGGTCTCCATGGACGTCTCGGTCCTCTACTTCGCCATCCCGGCGATCACCGAACAGCTCGACCCGAGCGCCACCCAGCAGCTCTGGATCTTCGACAGCTACCCCTTCGCCCTCTCCGGACTGCTGATCACGATGGGCTCGCTCGGCGACCGGATCGGCCGCCGCAGGCTGCTGCTGATCGGAGCCGGCGCCTTCGGCATCGCCTCGGTGGGTGCCGCCTACTCCACCAGCGCGGAGATGCTCATCGCCGCCCGGGTCCTGCTGGGCATAGGCGGTGCCACACTGATGCCGTCCACGCTGGCACTCGTCCGCAACCTCTTCCAGGACGACGGCCAGCGCGGCAAGGCCATCGCCATCTGGTCCGGCGCCATGACCGGCGGCATCGCGCTCGGATCGGTGCTCAGCGGCATGATGCTGAACCACTTCTGGTGGGGCTCCGTCTTCCTGGTCAACGTGCCCGCGATGGCCCTCCTGCTCGCCCTGGTCCCCTTCCTGGTCCCGGAGTTCAAGGACCCCGCCCCCGGCCGCTTCGACCTGCTCGGCGCCCCGCTGTCCGCGGCCGCCGTACTGCCGGTCGTGTACGGCCTCAAGGAGATCGCCGCCGGGGGCTTCGAACCCCTCTACCTGGCGTGCCTCGCCGTCGGCCTGGGCTTCGGGTACGCCTTCGTCCGCCGCCAGCAGACCCGTGACGACGCCATGATCAGCCGTTCGCTGTTCCGGGGCCGCGGCTTCGGCGCCGGTATCGCCCTGAACACCCTCGCCGCCTTCGCCATGCTCGGCTCGGCCTACTTCACCACCCAGTACCTCCAGTCGGTACTCGGCATGGGCGCACTGGAAGCCGCCCTGTGGAGCCTCGCCCCGTCCGTTGTCATCGGCGCGGCGGCCCCCGCCTCCGCCGCCCTCGCCCGCAGGACGGACCGGGCCCACGTCGTCGCCGGCGGGTTCGTCCTCGCCGCCGCCGGCTTCTCGCTGATCGCGCTGGTGGGCACCGACTCCCTGTGGCTGCTGCTGACCGGTACCGGTGTCCTGGCCTCGGGCATCGTCGCCGTGATGTCCCTCGTCTCCGACTTGGCCCTGGGCGCGGCCCCGGCCGAGAAGGCGGGTTCCGCCGCCTCGCTGCTGGAGACCGGCACGGAGTTCGGCGGCGCCCTGGGCATGGCGGTCCTCGGCAGCCTGGGCACAGCCGTCTACCGCAGCGACCTGGCGGGCGCCGAACCGACCGTACGGGAGACCCTGGGCGGCGCCGTGGCCACCGCGCACCGGATCGGCGGGGCGGCCGGTGCCCAGATCCTGGCCCCGGCCCGCGAGGCCTTCGTCCACGGCATGCAGTACGCCGCCTGGGGGGCCGCGGCCTTGCTGCTCGGGGCGGCCCTGCTGGCCGCGTCCCTGCTGCGGGGCATCGGTGCCCCCGCCACGCCGGAGCCCGCCCGGGGGCCCGGGGCGCGGGAGCACGAGGCGGCGTACGACTGA